GCAGCTCGGCCTGCTCGGAGCCGACGGCCTCCATAGCGATGATGCTAGCAAGCGATCTTTAAGCCGCGATTACGGAGGCTTAAGAAATGCTTGCCTTCAGCGCTTTTTAGCTACGATCGGCCCGGCTTCCGACTCTCCGCCTGACCTCCGGCCGCGCTTATCGCAGTCGCCGGTAAATTGCCGCGGGCTCCGCGAAGCGGCGAAAGACTCCCTCATGGGGCGTCAGCTTGAGGCTCTCGTTGGAGCTCAAACAAAGGAAGCCGAGCCGGATAAGGCTGCACAAAAACAGATTGTGCACGCGAAACTGAAGCGTTTTGTTGAATTGGCGAAGCACGTCGCGGGCAACGATCACGTGGAACTCGTTGAGCGACTCGTCGGTCGCCAAACCGTGACGCGCAAAGATGATCTGCCGGCGGAGCTCGTCGTGAAAGCGCAGCGTCCGGCCGTCGACTTCGGCAGTTTGCGAGAGCGGCACGTTCGATCCGGTGGCGGCGTGAGCCGCGCGGGGGTCGTCGCCCGAATCGAGCTCGAAGGTCCCGGTTCGCGCCGCGGCCACGGCGAGTTCGCTCGGGTCGGTGGCATAAATCATCACCCGTTCGAATAGCCCCTCTTCCTTTAAGAGAACGGCGAGCGAATAGGCGTCCTCGCCCCGGCCGCAGTGCGGCACCCAGATGCGCGCAAACGAGTACGTGCGCAGCAGCGGGACGACGCGCGAGCGGAAGACTGAGAAGAACTCCGGATCGGCGAAGAGCCGCCCGGTTCCGCTCGACATCGCGAGGGCGAATCGCGCAAGCGCAGCGGGGTCGTGGAGCACGCGCTCCTGTAAACCGGAGATCGTTTCGACGCCCTCGGCGCGCACGCGTTCGGCGACGCGTCGCTTGAGAACGGCCTGCGTGTACCCGCCGAAGTCGTAACCGCTCGAACGAAGGATCGCCTCGAGCAGCAGGCTGAGCTCGAGATCGGCGAGCTCGTTCTCGTGCAGGCCGTGCGCTGCGGGGCTCGCTATCTGTTCAACCATACACGCAACAGCGCGATCAGGCGATCGATATCGACCGGCTTGCTGATGTACTCCGAGGCGCCCGCCGCAATGCAGCTCTCGCGGTCGCCGCGCATCGCCTTCGCCGTCAACGCGATGATCGGAAGATCGGCGAAGCGCGCGTCGGCGCGAATCCGGCGAATCGTTTCGTATCCGTCCATCTCCGGCATCATGATGTCGATCAGCGCGATGTCGACGCCGGGGGTTCGTTCGAGCAAGCCGATTCCTTCCTGCCCGCTCTCGGCGCTGAGCACCTCGATCGCGCATCCTTCGAGTGCGCTGCGCAGCGCGAAGATGTTCCGTGCATCGTCGTCGATGATCAA
This genomic window from Candidatus Cybelea sp. contains:
- a CDS encoding CheR family methyltransferase, producing the protein MVEQIASPAAHGLHENELADLELSLLLEAILRSSGYDFGGYTQAVLKRRVAERVRAEGVETISGLQERVLHDPAALARFALAMSSGTGRLFADPEFFSVFRSRVVPLLRTYSFARIWVPHCGRGEDAYSLAVLLKEEGLFERVMIYATDPSELAVAAARTGTFELDSGDDPRAAHAATGSNVPLSQTAEVDGRTLRFHDELRRQIIFARHGLATDESLNEFHVIVARDVLRQFNKTLQFRVHNLFLCSLIRLGFLCLSSNESLKLTPHEGVFRRFAEPAAIYRRLR